A region from the Azospirillum thermophilum genome encodes:
- a CDS encoding B12-binding domain-containing radical SAM protein gives MATDILLINPPYRMVPPFTYDRYEQIDPPRNLAILAAWLEASGVSVEILDAPVLEMSFDDIAQMIRQRRPRIIGITNRSTSTFPMVQRVASIAKAVSPEAPVIVGGTYVSWMPEEALSNCRDIDYLVIGEGDIQTPELVTRLLDGRSVHDIAGLAYRDPSSPQHIKRTPPARVVEDLDQIPFPAYHLVPIEKYVGRGERYILSLTRGCIFHCEYCTSSFERGRVRSHSVAKVMSELRWAYEKGFRYFYFFDDILTVDRERIVELCDAIIGSGLSFPWHCLTRSEYVDEALLHKMKAAGCDRIAYGVESASASSLASFRRRVKKTREAFALTRMAGIRSIAFAVFGFPGETFADQIATIRWLRELNPGMVRDFTYKPYPGTPQYANPEKFGIQISDRNFVRWSQQDEPVHRTEHLSEEEIIEVRVLCSYIFRSQGQLQGGVRYRRKKKVVMVRVENGALIYNHYKADEERRVDLYLNCLRVSALYFEVMLHCDGYHNVPAITEIIAKLFNLDRDGAYRKVRHVVEHASQHGMLEEMPALAPALPDGVDATPPDGTEAAVRLPAEDRILSAPGLG, from the coding sequence ATGGCGACGGATATTCTGCTGATCAATCCTCCCTACCGAATGGTTCCGCCGTTCACCTACGACCGGTACGAGCAGATTGATCCGCCAAGAAATCTGGCCATCCTTGCGGCTTGGCTGGAAGCATCGGGCGTTTCCGTGGAAATTCTCGATGCGCCCGTGCTGGAAATGTCGTTCGACGACATTGCCCAGATGATTCGCCAGCGGCGGCCCAGAATCATCGGCATTACCAACCGTTCCACGTCCACCTTCCCGATGGTTCAGCGCGTGGCTTCCATTGCGAAGGCCGTATCGCCGGAGGCGCCTGTCATCGTTGGCGGCACCTATGTTTCCTGGATGCCGGAGGAGGCGCTCAGCAACTGCCGCGACATCGATTACCTGGTCATTGGGGAGGGGGATATTCAGACCCCGGAACTTGTCACCAGGCTTCTCGATGGCAGAAGCGTTCATGACATCGCCGGCTTGGCCTATCGCGACCCGAGTTCCCCCCAACACATCAAACGAACCCCACCCGCGCGCGTTGTCGAGGACCTGGACCAGATTCCGTTTCCGGCCTATCACCTTGTCCCCATAGAGAAATACGTGGGCCGTGGCGAGCGTTACATCCTTTCGCTCACGCGTGGCTGCATCTTCCATTGTGAATACTGTACGTCATCGTTTGAAAGGGGGCGCGTTCGCAGCCACAGCGTTGCAAAGGTGATGTCCGAGCTGCGTTGGGCTTACGAAAAGGGATTCCGCTATTTCTATTTCTTTGATGACATTCTGACGGTGGACCGGGAGCGGATCGTCGAACTGTGCGATGCCATTATCGGCTCCGGCCTGTCATTTCCATGGCATTGCCTGACCCGAAGCGAATATGTCGACGAGGCTCTGCTTCACAAGATGAAAGCGGCGGGCTGCGACCGCATCGCCTACGGCGTGGAAAGCGCGAGCGCGTCGTCTCTGGCGTCGTTCCGCCGACGCGTTAAGAAAACGCGTGAGGCATTTGCCCTGACCCGCATGGCCGGGATCCGCTCGATCGCCTTCGCGGTCTTTGGGTTTCCGGGGGAAACCTTCGCGGACCAGATCGCGACCATCCGCTGGTTGCGGGAACTCAACCCGGGCATGGTGCGCGATTTCACCTACAAGCCGTACCCCGGCACGCCCCAGTACGCGAATCCGGAGAAATTCGGTATCCAGATTTCGGATCGGAACTTCGTCCGCTGGTCACAGCAGGATGAACCGGTCCATCGCACCGAGCATCTGAGCGAGGAAGAGATCATCGAGGTCCGCGTTCTGTGCAGTTACATTTTCCGCAGCCAGGGGCAACTGCAGGGCGGCGTTCGCTATCGCCGGAAGAAGAAGGTCGTGATGGTGCGGGTCGAGAATGGCGCGCTCATCTACAATCATTACAAGGCGGACGAAGAGAGGCGGGTTGACCTCTATCTCAATTGCCTCAGGGTCAGCGCCCTGTACTTCGAGGTGATGCTCCATTGTGACGGTTACCACAACGTTCCCGCCATTACGGAGATCATCGCCAAACTCTTCAATCTGGACAGGGATGGCGCGTATCGGAAGGTGCGCCACGTGGTCGAGCATGCCAGCCAGCATGGCATGCTGGAGGAGATGCCGGCCTTAGCCCCCGCCTTGCCGGACGGCGTGGATGCCACCCCGCCGGATGGCACGGAAGCGGCGGTTCGTCTCCCGGCCGAGGACCGCATCCTGTCCGCGCCGGGGCTTGGCTGA
- a CDS encoding DMT family transporter, with protein MTDLLTGSLHKRAGIFLVAAAALLWGTGGVIAKMLFGMAEITPLTVGFFRLALSVPALVLVGWTLFGRGVLRIDGARSGLLAVSVAMASYQVFYYEAVHRAGVAVATLVTLCLAPVLVALLSTIWLREPFTAAIARALVLALAGTTMLVGFPAGDGASSLTGIAMAGGAALSYAALTVAGRSIAHQCHPAQTIIIGFGGGALLLLPFALAQGLTLAYTAPAWSLLLYLGLVPTALAYVLFFTGMRTTPATVASILSLMEPLTATVLAWALFGEQLSVFGLAGGALLLGALLMLFRNEERSASSPGAAKRNGDRPTGDNHA; from the coding sequence ATGACGGACCTGCTCACCGGCAGTCTTCACAAACGGGCGGGGATCTTTCTTGTCGCCGCCGCCGCCTTGCTGTGGGGAACAGGGGGGGTGATCGCCAAGATGCTGTTCGGCATGGCGGAGATCACGCCACTGACGGTTGGCTTCTTTCGCCTCGCGCTTTCCGTGCCGGCCCTGGTTCTGGTGGGGTGGACCTTGTTCGGACGGGGCGTTCTGCGGATCGATGGCGCGCGATCGGGCCTTCTGGCGGTGAGCGTCGCCATGGCGTCCTACCAGGTGTTCTATTATGAGGCGGTGCATCGCGCCGGTGTGGCCGTGGCTACTCTGGTAACGTTGTGCCTCGCCCCCGTGCTGGTGGCCCTGCTGTCCACGATCTGGCTTCGCGAGCCGTTTACGGCGGCCATCGCCCGTGCCTTGGTGCTGGCTCTGGCCGGCACCACGATGCTGGTCGGCTTCCCCGCCGGTGACGGGGCATCGTCGCTGACGGGAATCGCCATGGCGGGCGGGGCCGCCTTGAGCTACGCGGCCCTGACGGTCGCCGGCCGGTCGATCGCCCACCAATGCCATCCCGCGCAGACCATCATCATCGGCTTCGGCGGCGGGGCGCTGTTGCTGCTGCCGTTTGCGCTCGCGCAAGGTCTCACCCTTGCCTACACGGCGCCGGCCTGGTCCTTGCTTCTTTATCTCGGCCTGGTGCCGACGGCGCTTGCCTATGTGCTTTTCTTCACGGGAATGCGGACGACGCCGGCCACCGTCGCCAGCATTCTCAGCCTGATGGAGCCGCTGACCGCAACCGTGCTTGCCTGGGCGCTCTTCGGAGAGCAGCTCAGTGTTTTTGGTCTGGCTGGCGGAGCCCTGCTTCTCGGGGCACTGCTCATGCTGTTCAGAAACGAGGAGCGCAGCGCATCGTCGCCGGGTGCTGCGAAGCGGAATGGGGACCGGCCGACAGGGGACAACCATGCCTGA
- a CDS encoding dipeptidase has protein sequence MPDAGGKAPLRWDAHACVPLCAGAELVALDRHRRAGFAFVSLNVGMDMTTCQGVVETIARFRHWLKRHSDRFVVAHSLEDVITAHESGRLAVAFDVEGAVPLLSDEALVHLVADLGVRQMALVYNRNNAVGGGCHDADEGLTKRGRCLVAALNAAGIVPDCAHAGERTTMDVMEASATPVIFSHANVRALVDHPRNVTDRQIDACAATGGVIGISGFDLLLGRPADAVSAMAEHVDYVVQRVGPDHVGLGLDYVYQVGVDPLPAGIDPAYWWPPEAGYGGEWTGSPPETADALAEALATRGYSHVAVSKILGGNFLNVARRNWKAGGAATD, from the coding sequence ATGCCTGACGCCGGCGGAAAGGCCCCTCTGCGCTGGGATGCACACGCCTGCGTGCCACTGTGTGCCGGGGCCGAACTGGTGGCGCTCGACCGCCACCGCCGCGCCGGCTTTGCGTTCGTATCGCTCAACGTCGGCATGGACATGACGACGTGCCAGGGCGTCGTCGAAACGATTGCGCGGTTCCGGCACTGGCTGAAGCGTCATTCCGATCGTTTCGTGGTCGCCCATTCCCTCGAGGATGTCATCACCGCCCATGAGAGCGGGCGACTGGCCGTCGCATTCGATGTCGAGGGCGCCGTTCCCCTGCTGTCGGACGAGGCGCTTGTGCATCTCGTCGCCGATCTCGGTGTGCGGCAGATGGCCCTTGTCTACAACCGCAACAATGCCGTCGGAGGTGGTTGCCACGACGCGGACGAGGGGCTGACGAAGCGGGGAAGATGCCTCGTCGCAGCCCTCAACGCCGCCGGCATCGTCCCGGATTGCGCGCACGCCGGGGAGCGGACGACGATGGACGTCATGGAAGCTTCCGCCACACCGGTCATCTTTTCTCACGCAAACGTAAGAGCGCTGGTCGATCACCCGCGCAACGTCACCGATCGTCAGATCGACGCCTGCGCGGCCACCGGCGGCGTCATCGGCATCAGCGGGTTCGACCTGCTTCTCGGCCGCCCGGCCGACGCGGTTTCGGCGATGGCTGAGCATGTGGATTACGTGGTTCAACGCGTCGGTCCCGATCACGTCGGGCTTGGGCTCGACTATGTGTACCAAGTGGGCGTCGATCCCTTGCCGGCCGGCATCGATCCAGCGTACTGGTGGCCTCCCGAAGCTGGGTATGGAGGGGAGTGGACCGGCAGTCCGCCGGAAACGGCCGACGCCCTCGCCGAGGCGTTGGCCACACGCGGCTATAGCCATGTCGCCGTGTCGAAGATTCTCGGCGGCAATTTCCTCAACGTCGCGCGTAGGAACTGGAAGGCTGGCGGGGCTGCGACCGACTGA
- a CDS encoding M48 family metalloprotease, which produces MAGLTRFMALFGLVLLLLNLPLLLMEREPLPWLLVLLLTLAPTAGALLQLALSRTREFDADLDAAHLTGDPEGVASALDRIERLQGRFWERVLFAGHRGRGGGPSLLRTHPDTRERVRRLLELRTPPPVLPSLEDLPIHVPFAHVHRRPRYRVSGYWY; this is translated from the coding sequence ATGGCCGGCCTGACCCGCTTCATGGCGCTCTTCGGCCTTGTGCTGCTGCTGCTCAATCTGCCCTTGCTGCTGATGGAGCGGGAACCGTTACCCTGGCTGCTGGTGCTGCTGCTGACGCTGGCGCCCACCGCCGGGGCATTGCTGCAGCTGGCGCTGTCGCGCACCCGCGAGTTCGACGCCGACCTGGACGCCGCCCACCTGACCGGCGACCCGGAGGGCGTGGCCTCGGCGCTCGACCGCATCGAACGGCTGCAAGGGCGCTTTTGGGAACGGGTGCTGTTCGCGGGGCACCGCGGCCGCGGTGGCGGCCCGTCGCTGCTGCGCACCCACCCCGATACGCGTGAGCGGGTGCGCCGCCTTCTGGAACTCCGCACCCCGCCGCCGGTCCTGCCAAGTCTGGAGGACCTGCCGATCCACGTGCCTTTCGCCCACGTTCACCGCCGGCCACGGTATCGGGTCAGCGGCTACTGGTACTGA
- a CDS encoding M48 family metalloprotease, whose translation MIRTDAAVAEIRRRHKLTNVLHSALLLGGMAVLLALCGWVVAGGDGVAWAFAAGALSLLFSPRVSPRLVLGMFAARRLSYHEAPRLHEVTEAIARRAGLPVVPELYYIPSPVLNAFTVGSREQPAIAVADGLLSALTLRELAGVLAHEVSHIRNNDLWVMGWRTRWPA comes from the coding sequence ATGATCCGGACCGACGCTGCGGTGGCCGAGATCCGCCGCCGCCACAAGCTGACCAACGTGCTGCACTCCGCCCTGCTGCTGGGCGGCATGGCGGTGCTGCTGGCCTTGTGCGGCTGGGTGGTGGCTGGTGGAGACGGCGTGGCCTGGGCGTTCGCGGCCGGCGCGCTCAGCCTCCTGTTCAGCCCCCGGGTATCCCCGCGGCTGGTGCTCGGCATGTTCGCCGCCCGCCGCCTCTCCTACCATGAGGCGCCGCGCCTCCATGAGGTGACGGAGGCGATCGCGCGCCGCGCCGGGCTGCCTGTGGTGCCGGAGTTGTACTACATCCCCAGCCCGGTGCTGAACGCCTTCACCGTCGGCAGCCGCGAGCAGCCGGCCATCGCCGTCGCCGATGGACTGCTGAGCGCGCTCACGTTGCGCGAGCTGGCGGGCGTGCTGGCGCACGAGGTCAGCCACATCCGCAACAACGACCTGTGGGTGATGGGCTGGCGAACACGATGGCCGGCCTGA
- the rpoH gene encoding RNA polymerase sigma factor RpoH, whose protein sequence is MSTAAVLPALPSGPSLSRYIDQVHRCPILGAEEEYVLATAWREHGDVEAARRLVTSHLRLVVKIAAGYRGYGLPLPDLIGEGNLGLMRAVRAFEPERGFRLSTYAMWWIKASIQEYILRSWSLVKLGTTAAQKKLFFALSRLKRKLGEYGGGDLKPESVAHIARTLAVPETDVVEVNRRLVQPVASLNAPVSADGSGQMQDFLADERPSVEDQLAERSEADRRQALLRRAMAEVLNPREQAILTARRLSASPQTLEELAGVYGVSRERIRQIDERAFEKVARRVLALSNEMPTARETA, encoded by the coding sequence ATGAGCACCGCTGCCGTCCTGCCGGCCCTGCCGTCCGGCCCTTCGCTGTCCCGCTACATCGATCAGGTTCACCGTTGCCCGATCCTCGGCGCCGAGGAGGAATACGTGCTGGCGACCGCCTGGCGCGAGCACGGCGACGTCGAGGCGGCCCGCCGTCTGGTGACCAGCCACCTGCGCCTGGTGGTGAAGATCGCCGCCGGTTACCGCGGCTACGGGCTTCCCTTGCCCGACCTGATCGGCGAGGGCAATCTTGGCCTGATGCGAGCCGTGCGGGCGTTCGAGCCCGAGCGCGGCTTCCGCCTGTCCACCTACGCGATGTGGTGGATCAAAGCGTCCATCCAGGAATACATCCTGCGCTCCTGGAGCTTGGTGAAGCTGGGAACCACAGCGGCGCAGAAGAAGCTGTTCTTCGCCCTGTCGCGGCTGAAGCGCAAGCTTGGAGAGTACGGCGGCGGCGACCTGAAGCCGGAGAGCGTGGCCCACATCGCGCGCACGCTGGCGGTTCCCGAAACCGACGTGGTCGAGGTGAACCGGCGCCTCGTGCAGCCCGTCGCGTCGCTGAATGCGCCGGTGTCGGCCGACGGAAGCGGACAGATGCAGGACTTCCTCGCCGACGAGCGCCCGAGCGTCGAAGACCAGCTCGCGGAGCGGAGCGAGGCCGACCGGCGGCAAGCGCTGCTGCGGCGGGCCATGGCCGAGGTCCTGAACCCGCGCGAGCAGGCCATCCTCACCGCCCGGCGGCTCTCCGCATCGCCGCAAACCCTGGAGGAACTTGCCGGCGTGTACGGCGTCAGCCGGGAGCGGATCCGCCAGATCGATGAGCGCGCCTTCGAGAAGGTTGCCCGCCGGGTGCTGGCGCTGTCGAACGAGATGCCGACCGCACGGGAGACCGCCTGA
- a CDS encoding Hsp20 family protein — MGTIDFAPLFRSTVGFDRLFDLLDGATRFETADNYPPYNIEKTGEDAYCITMAVAGFGPEDLSITAQPNLLVVAGQKAKQDDVKYLHHGLATRAFERRFNLADYVQVKGASLENGLLSVNLVREIPEAMKPRTIQIGHAPQPKAIEAKVGETQTAESKKAA; from the coding sequence ATGGGCACCATCGACTTTGCCCCCCTGTTCCGGTCGACCGTGGGGTTCGACCGCCTGTTCGACCTGCTCGACGGCGCCACGCGCTTCGAGACGGCGGACAACTACCCGCCCTACAACATCGAGAAGACCGGCGAGGACGCCTACTGCATCACCATGGCGGTGGCCGGCTTCGGCCCGGAGGATCTCTCGATCACCGCGCAGCCCAACCTGCTGGTGGTTGCCGGCCAGAAGGCCAAGCAGGACGACGTCAAGTACCTGCATCATGGCCTCGCGACCCGCGCCTTCGAGCGCCGCTTCAACCTGGCGGACTACGTGCAGGTCAAGGGCGCCAGCCTGGAGAACGGCCTGCTGTCCGTGAACCTCGTCCGCGAGATCCCAGAGGCGATGAAGCCGCGCACCATCCAGATCGGTCACGCGCCACAGCCGAAGGCGATCGAGGCCAAGGTGGGCGAGACCCAGACGGCGGAGAGCAAGAAGGCGGCCTGA
- a CDS encoding Hsp20/alpha crystallin family protein, with product MDPLLSLHREMNRLFDDVFRSFDGRLSSAGFGGMGWPRMDVVETDKEYRVTAELPGLEEKDVELTVQDGMLTLKGEKKAESDDQGRLHGERFYGRFQRSFSVGPDVDEERISASFKNGVLTVVLPKTPETASKARRIPINAH from the coding sequence ATGGATCCCCTCCTCTCGCTGCACCGCGAGATGAACCGGCTGTTCGACGACGTGTTCCGGAGCTTCGACGGCCGTCTGTCGTCCGCGGGGTTCGGCGGCATGGGCTGGCCGCGCATGGACGTCGTCGAGACGGACAAGGAGTACCGGGTCACCGCCGAACTGCCGGGTCTGGAGGAGAAGGACGTCGAACTCACCGTCCAGGACGGCATGCTGACCCTGAAGGGCGAGAAGAAGGCGGAGTCCGACGACCAGGGCCGTCTGCACGGCGAGCGGTTCTACGGCCGCTTCCAGCGCTCGTTCTCCGTGGGGCCGGACGTCGATGAAGAGCGGATCAGCGCTTCGTTCAAGAACGGCGTGCTGACGGTCGTTCTGCCCAAGACGCCGGAGACGGCGAGCAAGGCCAGGCGCATCCCCATCAACGCGCACTGA
- a CDS encoding NADH dehydrogenase ubiquinone Fe-S protein 4: MWRSDETINTANHSFEHVTWTFGPQRGRALQPQAANDGTPAVRSSDLRADAIAIIRQAGRSPTSAGRAGACDWVLSFQPCSAQFIEPLMGWCGGDDPLRHVHLRFPSRQAAVGYAERHGIAYEVSEPPPERGAAFRCPEDATGLWRQWMVECLDTFETGAQWWGDAGPDERLVSTLDRWEQLARGREGGEGTATRGFPANHVPANADPRKRANAIDAA, encoded by the coding sequence ATGTGGAGAAGCGACGAGACGATCAATACGGCAAATCATTCCTTTGAGCATGTGACGTGGACATTCGGCCCGCAGCGGGGGCGCGCGCTTCAGCCCCAGGCGGCCAACGACGGAACGCCGGCGGTGCGGTCATCGGACCTGCGGGCCGACGCCATCGCCATCATTCGCCAAGCCGGCCGGAGTCCCACCAGCGCGGGTCGCGCCGGCGCCTGTGATTGGGTGCTGAGCTTCCAGCCGTGCTCGGCCCAGTTCATCGAGCCTTTGATGGGCTGGTGCGGCGGCGACGATCCGTTGCGGCACGTGCACTTGCGCTTCCCCAGCCGACAGGCGGCGGTCGGCTACGCCGAACGCCACGGCATCGCCTACGAGGTGAGCGAACCGCCGCCCGAGCGCGGTGCGGCCTTCCGCTGTCCCGAGGACGCCACCGGGTTGTGGAGGCAGTGGATGGTGGAGTGCTTGGACACCTTTGAAACCGGCGCCCAATGGTGGGGCGATGCGGGGCCGGATGAGCGGCTGGTCTCAACATTGGACCGCTGGGAACAACTGGCCCGCGGCCGTGAAGGGGGGGAAGGAACCGCCACCCGGGGTTTCCCGGCCAACCATGTGCCGGCAAACGCCGACCCTCGTAAGCGTGCCAACGCGATTGACGCCGCGTGA
- the ftsH gene encoding ATP-dependent zinc metalloprotease FtsH, with the protein MDKKTQFNVWFLIMAFFGVLAFQHVWHTARTVATIPYSQFEQLARDDKVAEVVVTENHIHGRLKEPLPDGQTQFVTRKVEPDLARALASEGVTVIGATEETFIGQVLSWVLPVLVFFGLWMLLMRRFGPGGMGGGFMQIGKSKARIYIETDTKVTFDDVAGVDEAKEELREIVSFLKDPATYGRLGARTPKGVLLVGPPGTGKTLLARAVAGEAGVPFFSISGSEFVEMFVGVGAARVRDLFEQARAKAPAIIFIDELDALGRARGAYPGGGHDEKETTLNQLLVEMDGFDPRDGLILLAASNRPEILDPALLRAGRFDRQVLVDRPDKAGRAQILRVHLKKAKLDSAVRVEELAALTPGFSGADLANLINEAAIIATRRGGEAVAMADFTAAVERIVAGLERRNRLLNPFERKVVAYHEMGHALVALSLTGTDPVHKVSIIPRGVGALGYTIQRPTEDRFLMTREELENKMAVLLGGRAAEHIVFGHLSTGAADDLAKVTDIARGMVVRYGMSDALGHVAYETDRSSPLLGPVPGGGMAERRYSDETAREIDREVRGIVDTAFQRAVDILTRRRADLERSAARLLEKETLDEVDLRSLIGTAASEPAPSRPPAPSGAGA; encoded by the coding sequence ATGGACAAGAAGACCCAGTTCAACGTCTGGTTCCTGATCATGGCCTTTTTCGGCGTGCTGGCCTTCCAGCACGTCTGGCACACGGCGCGCACCGTGGCGACGATCCCCTACAGCCAGTTCGAGCAGCTTGCCCGCGACGACAAGGTGGCGGAGGTGGTGGTCACCGAGAACCACATTCACGGCCGCCTGAAGGAACCGCTGCCGGACGGCCAGACGCAGTTCGTCACCCGCAAGGTCGAGCCCGATCTGGCGCGGGCTCTGGCGTCCGAGGGCGTGACCGTGATCGGGGCCACTGAGGAGACGTTCATCGGCCAGGTGCTGTCCTGGGTGCTGCCGGTTTTGGTGTTCTTCGGCCTGTGGATGCTGCTGATGCGCCGCTTCGGACCCGGCGGCATGGGCGGTGGTTTCATGCAGATCGGCAAGAGCAAGGCGCGAATCTACATCGAAACCGACACCAAGGTGACCTTCGACGACGTCGCGGGCGTGGACGAGGCGAAGGAGGAACTGCGCGAGATCGTCAGCTTCCTCAAGGACCCGGCGACCTACGGCCGGCTCGGCGCGCGCACGCCCAAGGGCGTCCTGCTGGTCGGCCCACCCGGCACCGGCAAGACGCTGCTGGCCCGCGCCGTGGCCGGTGAGGCCGGGGTGCCGTTCTTCTCGATCAGCGGCTCGGAGTTCGTCGAGATGTTCGTCGGCGTCGGCGCGGCGCGCGTGCGCGACCTGTTCGAGCAGGCGCGCGCTAAGGCGCCGGCCATCATCTTCATCGACGAGCTGGACGCGCTGGGCCGCGCCCGCGGCGCCTACCCCGGCGGCGGCCATGACGAGAAAGAAACCACACTCAATCAGCTTCTCGTCGAGATGGACGGCTTCGACCCGCGCGACGGCCTGATCTTGCTCGCCGCTTCCAACCGCCCGGAGATCCTCGACCCGGCGCTGCTGCGCGCCGGCCGCTTCGACCGGCAGGTCTTGGTGGACCGTCCCGACAAGGCGGGCCGGGCGCAGATCTTGCGCGTGCACCTGAAGAAGGCCAAGCTCGACTCCGCCGTGCGGGTGGAGGAACTGGCGGCGCTGACGCCCGGCTTCAGCGGCGCCGATCTCGCCAACCTGATCAACGAGGCGGCAATCATCGCCACCCGCCGCGGCGGCGAGGCGGTGGCCATGGCCGATTTCACCGCCGCGGTCGAGCGCATCGTCGCCGGCCTGGAGCGGCGCAACCGCCTGCTCAACCCGTTTGAGCGCAAGGTGGTGGCGTACCACGAGATGGGGCACGCGCTGGTCGCACTGTCCCTCACGGGCACCGACCCGGTGCACAAGGTGTCAATCATCCCGCGCGGCGTCGGCGCGCTGGGCTACACCATCCAGCGCCCGACCGAGGACCGCTTCCTCATGACGCGCGAGGAACTGGAGAACAAGATGGCGGTGCTGCTCGGCGGCCGGGCGGCTGAGCATATCGTCTTCGGCCATCTCTCGACCGGGGCGGCCGACGACCTCGCGAAGGTAACGGACATCGCCCGCGGCATGGTGGTGCGCTACGGCATGTCCGACGCGCTGGGGCACGTCGCCTACGAGACCGACCGCTCCTCGCCGCTGCTGGGGCCGGTTCCCGGCGGCGGCATGGCGGAGCGCCGCTACAGCGACGAGACGGCGCGTGAGATCGACCGGGAGGTGCGCGGGATCGTCGACACCGCGTTCCAGCGCGCCGTCGACATCCTGACTCGTCGGCGTGCCGACCTGGAGCGCAGCGCCGCGCGCCTGCTCGAGAAGGAGACGCTGGACGAGGTCGACCTGCGCTCGCTCATCGGCACAGCAGCGTCGGAACCGGCTCCGTCCCGGCCTCCCGCCCCTTCGGGGGCCGGGGCGTGA
- a CDS encoding SPW repeat protein codes for MTYATWKERNDKGVVDIVNLVLGAVLFLAPWLFGFADQMAPAWNAWGTGVVIVALAVAAIFAFAVWEEWANLLVGLWAVVSPWVLGFAGNAQAMWSHVAIGLVVALLSAGMGWYAHRNPPRATA; via the coding sequence ATGACGTACGCTACGTGGAAGGAACGGAACGACAAGGGTGTTGTGGACATCGTGAACCTCGTGCTCGGCGCGGTGCTGTTCCTGGCGCCGTGGCTGTTCGGCTTCGCCGACCAGATGGCGCCGGCGTGGAACGCCTGGGGCACGGGCGTGGTGATCGTCGCGCTGGCGGTCGCCGCGATCTTCGCCTTCGCCGTGTGGGAGGAATGGGCGAACCTGCTGGTCGGCCTGTGGGCCGTCGTGTCGCCGTGGGTGCTCGGCTTCGCCGGCAACGCCCAGGCGATGTGGAGCCACGTGGCCATCGGCCTGGTGGTCGCCCTGCTCTCGGCAGGGATGGGATGGTACGCCCACCGCAACCCGCCTCGGGCAACGGCATGA
- a CDS encoding c-type cytochrome: MSDDLFTPKNPWFSRSVGITLGILAVTALGGFVLLPYAQPDLKLAGLWDAICSAAGVPKAPSSAAPVQPDGKLTRVVVTSALPEAAAPEAVGRGATLAQQCAICHGPTGVSRADSPNLAGQYAAVVYKQLMDFKTGARVNAIMTPFAVNLSERDMADLAAYYAYLPKLPGYHPDQDRPAPRIVINGAPLRNIAPCGSCHGALDNKTGSPWLEGQPAAYIKAQLQAFASGSRRNDISQQMRNVARRMTPQEMDEAAEWYASQPPTLVHTTMNE, translated from the coding sequence ATGAGCGACGACCTGTTCACGCCGAAGAACCCATGGTTTTCGCGCAGCGTCGGCATCACCCTGGGGATTCTCGCGGTGACGGCGCTGGGCGGCTTCGTGCTGTTGCCCTATGCTCAGCCGGATCTGAAGCTCGCCGGCTTGTGGGACGCGATCTGCAGCGCCGCCGGCGTCCCCAAAGCACCGTCGAGCGCCGCGCCCGTCCAGCCGGACGGCAAACTCACCCGGGTGGTGGTCACCTCCGCGTTGCCCGAGGCGGCGGCGCCGGAAGCGGTCGGCCGCGGCGCGACGCTGGCGCAGCAATGCGCCATCTGCCATGGCCCGACCGGCGTCAGCCGCGCGGACTCGCCCAACCTCGCCGGGCAGTACGCCGCCGTGGTCTACAAGCAACTGATGGACTTCAAGACCGGTGCGCGGGTCAACGCGATCATGACACCCTTTGCGGTGAACCTCTCCGAGCGGGACATGGCCGATCTCGCGGCCTACTACGCGTATCTTCCAAAGCTGCCCGGGTACCATCCCGACCAGGACCGGCCGGCGCCACGGATCGTCATCAACGGCGCCCCATTGCGCAACATCGCGCCCTGCGGCTCGTGTCACGGCGCCCTCGACAACAAGACCGGCAGCCCCTGGCTCGAGGGGCAGCCGGCCGCCTACATCAAGGCACAGTTGCAGGCCTTCGCTTCGGGCAGTCGGCGCAACGACATCAGCCAACAGATGCGCAACGTCGCCCGGCGCATGACCCCGCAGGAGATGGACGAAGCGGCCGAATGGTATGCCTCTCAACCGCCGACGCTCGTGCACACCACAATGAACGAGTGA